Proteins co-encoded in one Anabas testudineus chromosome 8, fAnaTes1.2, whole genome shotgun sequence genomic window:
- the akt1s1 gene encoding uncharacterized protein akt1s1, with protein MASTTQSSQPEILDNHKESWLVLLSAAEAYCQKSGCDLAILTACKKFRPSAGDGDGVKKRESSSAFPRESDFSYNVWGQGFLAESARRYMDDIGVLHSTTMLTAQKHTWQAGGEGAKLVVDLTSEPGHRGSFTGDGGVGGVSPNGRLYSQSYPSIYSSGAGNGQGAGQNGNREREREKMVPGSERERQRSGIVDLEEECEDEEEEEDMDERRPYGNESAGVFSMDEDSLSRDCEPFFESDGEEESTDGSLSEDAPPPSRSMAVGQAVFSARHSHPMALARSLPVSVPVWGCRGNRAAQGDSNSGERVGCADLEHIAASMKALLAPGATDGTEMFGALPRPRLNTGDFSLKH; from the exons ATGGCCTCCACCACCCAGTCATCCCAGCCTGAGATCCTAGACAACCACAAAGAGAGCTGGCTGGTGCTACTTTCTGCTGCGGAAGCATATTGCCAAAAGTCTGGCTGTGACCTGGCCATACTTACAGCCTGTAAGAAGTTCCGGCCATCGGCTGGAGACGGAGATGGGGTAAAGAAACGGGAGAGCAGCAGTGCCTTTCCAAGGGAGTCTGATTTCTCCTATAACGTATGGGGTCAGGGGTTTCTGGCGGAGTCGGCACGCCGCTACATGGATGACATCGGTGTTCTGCACTCCACCACCATGCTGACAGCTCAGAAGCACACATGGCAGGCTGGGGGAGAGGGAGCCAAGCTGGTGGTTGACCTGACTTCGGAGCCTGGACACAGGGGG AGCTTTACAGGGGACGGTGGGGTGGGTGGAGTCAGCCCCAACGGTAGACTGTACTCCCAAAGCTACCCATCAATCTACAGCTCAGGAGCTGGCAATGGACAGGGCGCGGGGCAAAATggcaacagagagagggaaCGGGAGAAGATGGTACCTGGATCCGAGCGGGAAAGACAGAGGTCTGGCATTGTTGATTTGGAAGAAGAGtgtgaagatgaggaagaggaggaagacatgGACGAGAGGAGACCCTATGGAAACGAAAGCGCTG GTGTTTTCTCCATGGACGAGGACTCTCTGTCGCGGGACTGCGAACCATTCTTTGAATCCGatggggaggaggagagcacTGACG GCTCACTGAGCGAGGATGCTCCTCCACCATCGCGCAGCATGGCTGTGGGTCAGGCTGTGTTCTCGGCCCGTCACTCACACCCCATGGCTCTGGCCCGCTCGCTGCCTGTATCTGTGCCTGTGTGGggctgcagaggaaacagagctGCTCAGGGAGacagcaacagtggagagagg GTGGGCTGTGCTGACTTGGAGCACATCGCTGCCAGTATGAAAGCCCTGCT
- the tbc1d17 gene encoding TBC1 domain family member 17 has protein sequence MEQTAEDYKLIFEKEGVYLHTNAKRSNQETTIPGFIRIVERAGMPALEWSPLENEGGNSPAVFYTKKDGEGEEEVTNFDPGYEPDWAVISTVKKDREPVPVKESDQWAFSLPLSELYSLRRARFSLGRNFLVLTSRGGHPLPPLHFHRGGTRELLRALHRYIILDQSPVDGRLFLAYPHDSGALSQSFDKLHLFDDGGSDLVSRFIHDPYATTFGGFSKVTNFFRAALRPPDSPNKPRNAQDPSTQCDEEPGFELITCGVELGPRPDVNRGPPLDKWDEFLDPEGRVKNPEKIKELVFRGGITPSLRKEVWKFLLGFYPWNSTEKERENILRVKTDEYFRMKLQWKSVSEEQEMRNSLLRGYRSLIERDVSRTDRQNTFFSGNDNPGLTLLNDVLMTYCMYNFDLGYVQGMSDLLSPILFITQNEVESFWCLTGFMELVHQNFEESQEAMKQQLLQLSILLKALDPELCDFLDSQDSGSLCFCFRWLLIWFKREFPFEDILTLWEVLWSRLPCDNFHLLIACSILESQRGELIGSQHDFNTILKHINELTMKLDLQSVLRGAEAIYLQLIQCKELPLKVQQVLGIYVPSSSEEDSPESQASETQHLLGKPQAGAAAAAANSTRGPTYP, from the exons ATGGAGCAAACAGCTGAAGATTACAAG CTGATATTTGAGAAGGAGGGAGTGTATCTCCACACAAATGCCAAGAGGAGTAACCAAGAAACCACCATTCCAGGGTTTATACGCATTGTTGAGAGG gcTGGAATGCCAGCTTTAGAGTGGAGTCCACTGGAGAATGAAGGTGGCAACAGTCCCGCTGTATTCTACACCAAAAAA gatggagaaggagaggaggaggttaCAAACTTTGATCCTGGGTATGAGCCAGACTGGGCAGTCATCAGCACTGTGAAGAAAGATCGAGAACCTGTTCCAGTTAAAGAGTCGG ATCAGTGGGcgttctctctgcctctctcagaGCTGTATTCTCTTCGAAGAGCCCGGTTTTCTTTGGGTCGTAACTTTCTAGTGTTGACTAGTAGGGGGGGCCACCCTCTACCTCCTCTACACTTCCACAGAGGAGGGACCAGGGAACTTCTTAGGGCTCTGCATCGTTATATCATCTTAGACCA GTCACCAGTTGATGGGCGGCTCTTCCTTGCCTACCCCCACGACTCAGGTGCTCTTTCTCAGTCCTTTGACAAGCTCCACCTCTTTGATGATGGAGGGTCAGATCTTGTCTCG AGGTTTATCCATGACCCCTATGCCACTACGTTTGGTGGATTCTCCAAAGTCACTAACTTCTTCAGGGCAGCGCTTCGACCTCCAGATTCCCCCAATAAACCTCGTAATGCTCAAGATCCTAGCACCCAGTGCGATGAGGAGCCTGGCTTTGAACTCATCACCTGT ggAGTAGAACTTGGCCCCAGACCAGATGTAAACAGGGGACCACCGCTGGACAAGTGGGATGAGTTTCTGGACCCTGAGGGGCGTGTGAAGAACCCAGAGAAAATCAAAGAGCTTGTGTTCAGAGGG GGCATCACACCATCACTGAGGAAGGAGGTCTGGAAGTTTCTCCTCGGTTTTTATCCATGGAACAGCACTGAGAAGGAAAGGGAAAATATTCTACGGGTCAAAAC GGACGAGTATTTCCGAATGAAGTTGCAGTGGAAGTCCGTCAGTGAAGAGCAGGAGATGAGGAACTCCCTCCTCAGGGGATACAGAAGCCTGATAG agagagatgtcAGCAGGACAGATAGACAAAATACTTTCTTCTCTGGAAATGACAATCCAGGACTGACTCTGCTTAATGATGTGCTGATGACTTACTGCATGTACAACTTTGATCTTG GGTATGTGCAGGGGATGAGCGATCTCCTTTCACCCATCCTGTTCATCACCCAGAATGAGGTGGAGTCCTTCTGGTGTCTGACAGGCTTCATGGAGCTGGTG caTCAGAACTTTGAAGAGTCTCAGGAGGCCATGAAgcagcagctccttcagctcAGTATCCTGCTGAAGGCTCTGGACCCCGAGCTGTGTGACTTCCTGG aCTCTCAGGACAGCGGCTCTCTGTGCTTCTGTTTCCGCTGGCTGCTCATCTGGTTCAAAAGAGAGTTTCCCTTTGAGGACATCCTGACTTTGTGGGAA GTCCTCTGGAGTCGTCTTCCATGTGACAACTTCCACCTGTTGATTGCCTGTTCAATCCTCGAGTCCCAAAGAGGAGAGCTGATTGGATCACAGCACGACTTTAACACTAttctgaag CACATTAATGAGTTGACGATGAAGCTGGACCTGCAGAGTGTTCTACGCGGAGCAGAGGCCATTTACCTGCAGCTGATACAGTGCAAG GAGCTGCCACTGAAAGTGCAGCAAGTTCTGGGTATCTATGTTCCCTCCAGTTCTGAGGAGGACAGCCCAGAGTCCCAGGCCAGTGAGACACAGCACCTCCTCGGCAAACCCCAGGCAGgagcggctgctgctgctgctaattcAACGCGTGGTCCCACTTATCCATAA